Part of the Faecalibacterium duncaniae genome, CATTGAATTCCAGTGTTGTCAACGGTCCGCATCCCTCCTTTCCTGCCGCTCTGTAATTGAATACGAAACAGAGCGCGGTTTTCCTGCATGAAAAGCAAAACTTTTGAGGCCAACCCTCTCAGTCAAAGCCTTTCGGCTTTGCCAGCTCCCCCGAAGGGGGAGCCCTTGGCATAATGGGCAAGTCTCTTTTGCAATGCCTCAAGTTATGCTATACTATTACTACTATAGCACAAGAAGGAGGCGGTTTCCATGGGGAGAAGCACCAAACAAGCCCTGCTGCAGGCGCTTTCGGCGGCAAAGGGAGCCTATATCTCAGGCCAGCAGCTGGCCGAAGCGCTGGGCGTGAGCCGCGCGGCTGTCCACAAGGCAGCACAGGCGCTTTCGGCCCAGGGATACGCGCTGGATTCCGCCCCGCGCCGGGGCTACCGGCTGGCAGGCGGTGACCCCTTCTGCGCCGAGGCGGTGGGCCCCTACCCCGCCCCCATTCACATCTACGACACACTGCAAAGCTCCAACCTGACGGCCAAGCAGCTGGCGCTGGGCGGTGCGCCCCACGGCACGCTGGTGCTCACGGCCCACCAGAAGGCGGGGCGCGGGCGGCTGGGGCGGCGGTTTGAAAGCCCCGCCGGGAAGGGGGTCTACCTCTCCCTCATCCTGCGGCCCACACTTTCTGCTGCCGATGCCCAGAGCGCGACCATCAGTGCGGCGGTGGCCGTGGCCCGGGCTGTCAAGGCCCTGTGCGGGCTGGAACTGGGCATCAAATGGGTGAACGACCTTTACTATCAGGGCCGCAAGGTCTGCGGCATCCTGACCGAAGCCGGGACCGACATGGAGAGCGGCCAGCTGGAATGGCTGGTGGTGGGCATCGGTCTCAACCTGACCACCTCCCCTGCCGACTGGCCCGAGGAGCTGGCCCGCACGGCAGGCAGCCTTTACCCCGGCGGCCCCGCACCCGTGAGCCGGACGGTGCTGGCCGGGGCCATTGCCCGGGAGCTGCTCTCCCTCTGCCCGGCCTTCGACTGTCTGGACGAGTACCGGGCCCGCTGTTTTGTGCCGGGCCACTGGGTCACCGTCTGCACCGGGGCCGAGACCTATGCCGCAAAGGCCCTTTCCATTGACGATGCGGGCCGTCTGGTGGTGGAGCGCGAGGGCGGCAGGCAGATTGCCCTGCAGCACGGCGAGGTCAGCATCCGGCCCACCTCCACAACATGAAAAATGACCCCTTCCGCCACGCCGACGCATGACGGAAAGGGTCATTTTCTTTTAAGAGATATGTACCGCTTCCAGCACCCTGATGCCCTCCTGCTCCATCACGTCGCGCAGGGCCTCGAGGTAGCCGGGCTTGTCCACCTTGTTCTCAATGCAGCAGGTCAGCACGCCGTGCAGGCTGGTGACCTCCATTGCAAGGGACGCACCGTCCGGCAGCACCCAGGTCTGGAAATCGGTCAGGTACGCTTCCAGCTCCGGGCTGTGCGGCAGCAGCGGGCTGCCGATGTAACTGACCCAGAAATCTGCCGGGAAGCCGCTGATGTACTCGCCCATCTGGAACACACGCTTCTTGATCTTGAGCGCGGCCTTCTGC contains:
- a CDS encoding biotin--[acetyl-CoA-carboxylase] ligase gives rise to the protein MGRSTKQALLQALSAAKGAYISGQQLAEALGVSRAAVHKAAQALSAQGYALDSAPRRGYRLAGGDPFCAEAVGPYPAPIHIYDTLQSSNLTAKQLALGGAPHGTLVLTAHQKAGRGRLGRRFESPAGKGVYLSLILRPTLSAADAQSATISAAVAVARAVKALCGLELGIKWVNDLYYQGRKVCGILTEAGTDMESGQLEWLVVGIGLNLTTSPADWPEELARTAGSLYPGGPAPVSRTVLAGAIARELLSLCPAFDCLDEYRARCFVPGHWVTVCTGAETYAAKALSIDDAGRLVVEREGGRQIALQHGEVSIRPTSTT